One genomic window of Halorhabdus sp. CBA1104 includes the following:
- the panB gene encoding 3-methyl-2-oxobutanoate hydroxymethyltransferase gives MPTVRDVREKAGEQPITMLTAYDATTAELAEQAGVDVLLVGDSLGNVVLGHDTTLPVTVEEMHSHTAAVVRGTDDALVVADMPFLSVGVDESESIEHCGRMLKEAGANAVKIESGPHTVELTERLTDLGIPVMAHLGLTPQHVNRLGYTRQGTTQQAADEIRELARAHEDAGAFTLVLEHVPANLARTVTEDLSIPTIGIGAGPECDGQVLVVDDAVGLSESTPPFAEAFGDVRSAYADAIESYVEAVEDDSFPAREHTHDESTLDLD, from the coding sequence ATGCCTACGGTCAGGGACGTCAGGGAGAAGGCTGGCGAGCAACCGATTACGATGCTGACGGCCTACGACGCCACGACCGCCGAGCTGGCCGAGCAAGCGGGCGTGGACGTGCTCCTGGTCGGGGACAGCCTGGGCAACGTCGTCCTCGGGCACGACACTACGCTCCCAGTGACCGTCGAAGAAATGCACAGCCACACGGCCGCGGTCGTCCGCGGGACCGACGACGCGCTGGTCGTCGCCGACATGCCCTTTCTCAGCGTCGGCGTCGACGAGAGCGAGTCGATCGAGCACTGTGGGCGCATGCTCAAGGAAGCCGGCGCGAACGCTGTCAAAATCGAGAGCGGTCCCCACACCGTCGAGTTGACCGAGCGCCTCACCGACCTGGGCATCCCCGTCATGGCCCACCTCGGACTGACACCCCAGCACGTCAATCGCCTGGGCTATACCCGCCAGGGGACGACCCAGCAAGCGGCCGACGAGATCCGCGAACTCGCCCGCGCCCACGAGGACGCCGGCGCGTTCACACTGGTCCTCGAACACGTCCCCGCGAACCTCGCACGTACCGTCACCGAGGACCTCTCGATCCCGACAATCGGCATCGGCGCTGGTCCGGAGTGTGACGGCCAAGTGCTGGTCGTCGACGACGCCGTTGGCCTGAGCGAATCGACGCCGCCGTTCGCCGAGGCCTTTGGCGACGTCCGTTCAGCGTACGCCGACGCGATCGAGTCGTACGTCGAGGCGGTCGAAGACGACTCGTTCCCCGCGAGGGAACACACCCACGACGAATCCACCCTCGATCTCGACTGA